GACTAAAATACTTTTATGCTTATTACGGTTTTGCTTTTTGCTAACAGGTTACAACTTGCCTTGGTTTGTGCTTCAAGGGAAGTTATTCCAGTACACCAATTCTTTACATACTTCGTTGACATAGTTAATGTGGTTTGTGCTTCTAGTAAGCGGCATGATGAATTACAAAAGGCAAAGGCAAGCGAGGTTGAAAAGTTATTGGAACTGGGTGAAATCAATTCGGGGAAAGGACAGAATCAACTTGGGACATTAAGAAGAGCTGGTGATACTCGTTGGGGGTCTCACTATAACTCCGTTTGTAGTTTGATTAAGATGTTTGATGCCACTCGTGTTGTTCTCGCAGGAATAATCGATGACGTAGCTCATACTACTTTTGCTCAACGTGGAGATGCTAAAGGAGCTTGGCGTAACATGCAATCATTTGAGTTTGTCTTTATTCTTAACTTGATAGAGAAAGTAATGGGAAAAACCAAAATACTTACTCAAGCATTACAAAGGAAATCCCAAGATATCCTAAATGCCATGGAATTAGTTTCGGCAACAAAGATTACTCTAAATAATTACAGAAACGATGGATGGGATTCTTTAATTAAAGAAGTTACTTTGTTTTGTAACAAACATCTAATAGAAGTTCCGGATATGAAAGCTCCATTTACATCTACTCGGTATCGGGCTTGTAAAAACGATCTTCAATTTACATTTGAATATTATTACCGAGTAGATCTGTTTACATCCACATTGGATAAACAGATACATGAGTTAAATAGTAGATTCAATGAGCGCACGATTGAGTTGTTATCTCTTAGTTCTAGTCTAGTTTCAAAAGTGATTAACGTTGATCAGATTTCTCTTCTAGTTGAGAAGTTTTATCATGAAGATTTTACGGACAAAGAGATCACTGGGTTATGAAGACAGTTAGAGCTTTTTAATGTTGAATTGTCAAAGAATATCAGGCTAAGTAGTGTATCAACTCTTTTTGATCTATGCAAAACTCTTGTGAAAACTAACAAACGAGAGGAGTACGCTTTGGTTGATAGAGTtgttcggctaatcttgacactTCCAGTTTCAACTACAACAACAGAGCGGGGATTTTCAGCAATGAAAATATTCAAGAATCGCCTTCGCAATAAAATAGCAGATGAATATCTCACAAATAGCTTGGTGATTTACATAGAAAAATTGATGAATTCAAAAATCTTAAAGGTCGTCGGGCTGAGTTGCAATTCTTCGTCCAGGTTCCATTTATCTCATATCTTTATATATATTTGAGTCTTTTGTTTGTTATACAATATTTAGTTTTTCTATGTGCAAGAACGGGTCCTTTGAATGAgtgatttttttagttttatttggaactattattatttgacccgacttgaatcgaatagcagacctgacccgacccgaaacataacgataggaaaaaaattttgagtcccatcactttacgccccctcgaaacttttggtcaagctccgccactggtcACATAATCCCCAAGTTGATTTggaattccgtcccgaaattcagtattAGCTCTGGATGCATTATTCTTGAACAACTTGCGCATCATCTGATCTTCCCGTTCCtaagtgaactctgggccacgttttgagtttcaacgaactcgaacaataggGATCTTGCTATGCTTGAgtgttttgatctctcgatccatgatttcaactggttcctctaTGAAATAGAGCTGATCATCAATCGTGGGTTCTTTGGAAATGACTTATTAATTTATTGAAGCCAGTAAGTCAATAAATCAATTGGAAAAGCTTGAAATCCTGCTTTTGGAAATGACTTATTGACTATTTAGCTTTTTAAAAAAACTAGTAAGTCAATAAAAaagctaataagtcaataagttatttCCAATctcaatcccaaacaccctctttgATTAATAAAGTATTGATTTGCAAAAAAGTTTAACCGGGAGGTGTTCATATCAAACTACGAATACACGACGAATACAAGGGTCGTGTTTGGATTCATGGGTTTTGATCCACCAACCCATTTTGAATCTATCCCCACAATTCATTTTTCCTAATGCTATGTCGATTTATCAAGTTGGTGTTTTCACCCTTTCCGAACCATTATTGACTCCCCttttaaaccctaatttcaaacCCATCTTAACTTTTGTTTATTTTCTACGatcttttgtttattttatttaaatgatGGCTATAGAGTGATCTTTTTGCCATGTATTGTAATAGAGAGACATGAATATGGATACGCTATAATTGGCTCATATGTTGGTGCTCTGGACATAACTAGAATTGAACTCCTATGGAGATGCATATGGAAATAAATATACATAGATGATATCTAAAATGTAAGACCTTGTAAATATTAAGTTTCTTGAGTTATAAGAGAATAATCTGAACCTTAAAGATCGAATCTTTATGCATCTAAGAAGCTAGTATTTATGCATCTAAGAAGCCAGTATAAAAGAAATAGAAACTTATTTTCATATAATCTTATTGTTAATAAAGATTCATTTTAAGCCCCTTGCAATAAGTATTACCATTATAACacactaggttatcacccgtgaaTACTTACGGGTCGGAcatt
The Helianthus annuus cultivar XRQ/B chromosome 6, HanXRQr2.0-SUNRISE, whole genome shotgun sequence genome window above contains:
- the LOC110942546 gene encoding zinc finger MYM-type protein 1-like codes for the protein MKNRLRLKTTVDVVRWLTYQACALRGHDESASSKNLGNFLELLTLLASYNDEVSKVILENAPYNAKYTSVDIQKEILSIIANKIRKHIRSEVGDSAFCVMVDESRDESKKEQMAIVVRFVDEEGMIQERFLDLVHVRDTLSATLKTSLWKQLLHYQFDVSKIRGQGYVGASNMRGKWNGLQALVLEECPYAYYIHCFAHRLQLALVCASREVIPVHQFFTYFVDIVNVVCASSKRHDELQKAKASEVEKLLELGEINSGKGQNQLGTLRRAGDTRWGSHYNSVCSLIKMFDATRVVLAGIIDDVAHTTFAQRGDAKGAWRNMQSFEFVFILNLIEKVMGKTKILTQALQRKSQDILNAMELVSATKITLNNYRNDGWDSLIKEVTLFCNKHLIEVPDMKAPFTSTRYRACKNDLQFTFEYYYRVDLFTSTLDKQIHELNSRFNERTIELLSLSSSLVSKVINVDQISLLVEKFYHEDFTDKEITGL